One Novosphingobium sp. 9U genomic window, CGTACCCTCGATCCTGCTGCGTCACGAGCTTTACGTCACCGCAGCGCTTGCGGCGGCGACCTTGTTCGTGGTCCTGACTTCGCTTGGCCTCTCGGCGCCGCTCCCCGCACTGCTCGGCTTCCTGGCCGGCTTTGCAACCCGCGCGGCCGCCATCGTGTGGAAGATCACCCTGCCGCCCCATCGCGGCGCGTGAGCATCCTTGCTATCTGCACAAAACCCTGTATGGGCCCGCTTTCCAAGAAAGCCGGAGGGGCCCCGCAATCGTGCGGATCAGCCAGCGATCGGTTACAGATGTGAAGGAAGCTGCCGTGGCTCATTATGAGCACGTGTTCCTGGCGCGCCAGGATCTGAGCCAGTCGCAAGTCGACGCGCTCGCCACCACCGCCACCGAGATCGTCGAAGCCAACCAGGGCAAGGTCGTCAAGACTGAGTCGTGGGGCCTCAAGAATCTCGCCTACAAGATCAAGCGCAACCGCAAGGCTCACTTCGTGATGCTCAACCTCGATGCCGACGGCGCCGCCGTTGCCGAGTTGGAGCGTCAGACCGCCATTAACGAGGACATCATCCGCTGGGTGACGATCCGCGTTGACGAGCACGAGGAAGGCCCCTCGGTGATGATGCGCAAGTCCGACCGCGAGCGTACTCGCCGTCGCGAACGCGAAGGAGCCTGACCCATGGCACGCGCCTTTTTCCGCCGCCGCAAGTCCTGCCCGTTCTCGGGCAAGAACGCGCCGAAGATCGATTACAAGGACGTGCGCCTGCTGCAGGGCTTCATGTCCGAGCGGGGCAAGATCGTCCCCAGCCGCATCACCGCGGTGTCCGCCAAGAAGCAGCGTGAGCTGGGCCAGGCTATCAAGCGCGCCCGGCACATCGGCCTGCTTCCGTACATCGTGAAGTAAGGAGCAACAGGCATGGACATCATCCTCCTGGAGCGCGTCGAGAAGCTCGGCGCCATTGGTGACGTCGTTTCCGTCAAGGACGGTTACGCACGCAACTACCTGCTCCCCAACAAGAAGGCCCTGCGCGCCAACGAGCGCAACAAGCAGGTCTTCGAAGCCAGCCGCGCCAAGATCGAGGCGGACAACGCCGAGCGTCGTGGCGAAGCCGAGAAGCACTCCGCCGACGTCGAGGGCAAGCAGGTCGTCCTGATCCGCGCCTCGTCGAACTCGGGCCAGCTCTACGGTTCGGTCTCGGTGCGCGACATCGTCGACGCACTGAACGCCGATGGCGCCAAGGTGACCAAGCAGATGATCGTGCTGGAACGCCCGATCAAGACGCTCGGCATCTTCGACGTTCGCGTTTCCCTGCACCCCGAAGTCTCGGTGGGCGTCAAGGTCAACGTCGCGCGCTCGCCCGACGAAGCCGAACTGCAGTCGCAGGGCGTCGACGTGATGGCCTCGATGTTCGAAGCCGACACCAGCGGCTTCACCGAACGCCGCGATCCCAGCCTCGAGCCGGGCGAGATCGTCGTCGACGAGGACGAAGGCGAAGAGCAGCAGGCCT contains:
- the rplI gene encoding 50S ribosomal protein L9, yielding MDIILLERVEKLGAIGDVVSVKDGYARNYLLPNKKALRANERNKQVFEASRAKIEADNAERRGEAEKHSADVEGKQVVLIRASSNSGQLYGSVSVRDIVDALNADGAKVTKQMIVLERPIKTLGIFDVRVSLHPEVSVGVKVNVARSPDEAELQSQGVDVMASMFEADTSGFTERRDPSLEPGEIVVDEDEGEEQQA
- the rpsR gene encoding 30S ribosomal protein S18 encodes the protein MARAFFRRRKSCPFSGKNAPKIDYKDVRLLQGFMSERGKIVPSRITAVSAKKQRELGQAIKRARHIGLLPYIVK
- the rpsF gene encoding 30S ribosomal protein S6 produces the protein MAHYEHVFLARQDLSQSQVDALATTATEIVEANQGKVVKTESWGLKNLAYKIKRNRKAHFVMLNLDADGAAVAELERQTAINEDIIRWVTIRVDEHEEGPSVMMRKSDRERTRRREREGA